The bacterium genome contains the following window.
TTGGAAGATCGGGATTTCGGCTGCCATTATTTTGCTTTCTGCTTTTGTAATTACTCTTTTGATAGCATTAAATACAAAACAAATAAAACCTTCCGCCAGTTAATATTGTTTGTAAAGGAAATAGTTAATTATTATTTCCTTCATATTGATAATTCCGGTATCTTCTTACTGTATGTTTAAAAACTTACAGGAAGATTTAGAAACAAATTAACAATGCTTCAACCTGCCAGCTAATTCTAATAAGCAGTTTTTAACTAAGCTAAGGTTAGATGCAAATTATTTATGTTAACAAAAGGAGGAGACTAATTGACTGCTTTCATTATAGGTGCAGCTTTGGCGGTCGTGTTAATTATATTTGGAAAACTTACGGGCTACGAAAAAGACAGAAGTTTCTTTCCTACGTTATTAATAATAATTGCATCCTACTATTTACTTTTTGCAACTTTAACTGATTCCATTCCAACTTTACTAATTGAAATTGCTGTAACTTTATTTTTTTCAGTATTAGCGGTATGGGGGAGCTTTCGGTTTCCAATATTAGTTGGTGCAGGTATAACTCTGCATGGATTATTTGATTTTACTTATGGTCATTTTTATATCAATACTGGTGTTCCCGTTTGGTGGCCCGCATTCTGTGCGGGAATAGATATACCTTTTGGTTTGTGGGTTATGTATTTCAGCTATAAAACTTTAAAGCAAGAAGTACCGTATGTCAGATAACATTATAGCAATAATTGTAATCTCACATTTGTTTCTTTTTGAGTCGATGTTTTTTGTTAAGAACGTAATGTTATCAAAAAAACTTAAAGCTACGGTCAGGGGCAAAAATAAAGAAGCAAGCATTTCAATAATATTATTTACCGTGACAATTGTAATTGCAATTACTTCTGTGCTTTCAGAATATCTAAATGAATTATTTATTCCGATTCCTTTCCTTGAAAATGATTATATAATATTTATCGGAATGTTTTTATTATCTCTTAATCTTGTAATCTCATTTCTTGCTTTAGTACAGATGCGTGATTCATGGCGTGTCGGTATTAAAGAAGATGATAAAACAGATTTAATAAACAGCGGAATATTTAAAGTAACGAGAAACCCATATTTTCTTTCATACATTATTTTGTTTCTTGCTTACATATTGTCAGTTGCAAATGTTCTGATAATAATCTCCTCCGTACTTTCATTTATCTCAATACATAAAATGATATTGAAAGAAGAGAAATATCTGGAAGCTTTACACGGTGTCAAGTATCTGGATTATAAAAATAATGTCCCACGATATTTATTAATCTAAATTCAATAGATGATCAATGAAAAAAATATTACTATTGTTTCTGTTTGCTATTAATTTATTCCCGCAGGAAAAACCATCCGTCTGCTTCACATTCGATGATGGAAACCCAAAAGATATCCTGCAGTATGATAACGACGTCTGGAATCAGGTGATTTTAGATCAATTAGAAAAAAGAGATTTACAGGCAGTGTTGTTTGTCTGCGGAAGAAATCTTGATAATGAACAAGGTGAAAAAATTATGCAAAGCTGGAACGATGCTGGACACATAATCGCTAACCACACTTACAGTCATCTCAACTATAATAATCCGAATAATGATTTTGAAAAATTCAGGGATGATATTCTCAGATGCGATTCGTTAATTAATGACTACAGTAACTTTCAGAAATATTTCAGATTCCCGATGCTCAAAGCTGGTGAAACAAGAGAAAAGAGAGATTCGATAAATATATTCCTTCAACAAGCAGGTTACAAAAACGGTTATGTTACAATTGATAACTCAGATTGGTTCATCAATTCACGGATGATAAAATTTATGGAGGAAAACCCTGATTCAAGTATTGAGAAATATAAAAAGTATTACATCGAGCATCTGATTGACAGAGCCAAATACTACGACGATATAGCTTTTAAATTACTTGGAAGAAGAGTCAAACACACTCTGCTTCTTCATCACAATTTGACATCAGCATTGTTTCTAAATGACTTGATGGATGCGTTTGAAAAGGAAGGATGGGAATTAATTGATGCTGATGATGCACTGACAGATCCGGTATTTGAGATGATTCCTGATATAGTCCCTGCGGGTGAAAGTATTATCTGGGGACTTGCGAGAGAATCAGGCAAGTTTGATGATGTGATAAGATATCCTGCAGAGGATAGTCCGTACGAAGAGGAAAGAATGAATAAATTAGGATTGTAAAGGATCTGAATACAGCAATGAATATTCTTAATGCGATTGGTAACACTTCATTAGTTCAGCTTCAAAAGGTAGTTCCATCGAATGGTGGAAAAATTTTTGCAAAGCTTGAATGGGAAAATCCAACAGGAAGTATGAAAGACCGCGCTGCACTGGCAATGATATCGCGTGCGGAGAAAAATGGAAGATTGAAACCCGGTTATACTGTTGTTGAGTATACAGGAGGAAGCACTGGAATTTCACTGGCATTGATTTGCACAGCTAAAGGATACAAGCTTCGAATTGTAACTTCTGATGCATTCAGCAATGACAAACTATTACAGATGAAAGCGTTTGGTGCAGAACTTACTATGATTCCGAGTGAGGGAGGACTGACAACAAAGAAATTAATTCTCGATATGATCGAAGCAGCTAAAGAAATCAGCAAAAATCCAAACACATATTGGACAAACCAGCTTTTTAACGAAGATTCAATCACGGGATATTATTCACTTGGTGAGGAAATCTGGAATCAGACAAACGGTAAAATTGATGCGTTTGTTCACTCTGTCGGAACAGCAGCATCATTGCGGGGTGTCGCAACTATTCTGAAAAGTAAAAAATCCTAAAATTAAAATTGTAGCGGTTGAGCCTGCAGAATCGCCTGTACTTTCGGGTGGTCAGCCCGGTCCGCATAAAATTGAAGGTGTCGGTATCGGTTACACACCTCCGCTTTGGGAACCAGATCTTGTCGATGAAATAATCTCAGTCAAAACTGAAGATGCGAAAGCAATGGCAAGGCGATTAGCAAGTGAAGAAGGATTTTTTGCAGGAACATCATCAGGTGCGAATGTTACTGCTTCAATTCAATTTGCAGAACGAACAGGTGCTGAAGTCAACATTGTAACACTGATGTGTGATTCCGGTTTGAAATATCTGAGCACGGACATTTATAGGAGTTAATAATTATGATCACACCAAAATCAATCCAGACAAAACGCCTGATATTAAGATGCTGGGAGAGTGATGACGCAGAAATTCTTTCACCCGTCCTGCAATCAAACTTTGAACATCTTAAAGAATGGATACCCGAAAGGATATCAAAACCTGCTTCACTTGCTAAATTAGAGTTACGACTATCAGGTTTTAAATCCGATTTTAATGCGGGTAAAGAATGGCGGTTTGCAATATTCACTTCAGATGAAATGACTTTGCTCGGTGAAGTCAGCTTGTTTCCAAGGAATAAGGATGGTCGTGTGAATTTTGAATCCGCAGACCGTGTCGAGATTGGTTATTGGCTTAGATCAGATGTAACCGGAAAAGGCTATGCAACTGAGGCTGCAGAAGCTATGTTTAATTTATCAAAATCTCTTAAAGGTATTAAACTTGTTGAAATCCGATGTGACGCTGAAAATGTTCCAAGCGCGGCAGTACCAAAGAGGCTGGGATTCCATCTTGGCCAACCGGATGAGTTAAAACCGGGGAAAATGGTTTGGTACTACGATTTTTAAATAATTTTTTAAGCGGGTGAAAAAGCAAATAAGAAGTAGTAAGTGATGACGGGATATTTGTTTAAATAACTAATAATATTGAATTTATCTGAACAGCATTATAGTTTTCACCTAAATAGTTCATTTATTTAACGCATATCTAAATGATTAATCTTTACGAAGACATAAAGTCAAAAGATCATTATAACAAATTTGAAATCGGCGGGCTTCTTTTTGCAGAATACAAATGTCCGCTCGAAGAAAAGTTTGTCGGTATCTGGACTCATACAGATTATCTCGTTCACGTTGTTTCAGGAAAAAAGACCTGGCACACAACCGAGGGAAGTTTTACTGCGGAAGCAGGACAGTCATTATACTTCAAAAAAGGTGCAGCAATAGTAGAACAATTTTTTAATGAAGAATTTTGCCTGCTTTTGTTCTTTGTACCGGATGATTTTATCAGAAGTGTTGTTAAAGAATATGCTGCTGAGATGAAAGATCAATTTGATAAATCTGTGCCAAGCCAATCAACAGTTCGTGTAAATAATGATGCTGCGCTGAATGTCTTTTTCCAATCGATGATGACTTATTTTTCAGGGGTTGACCAGCCGTCTGAAGCTTTGTTAAAATTAAAACTGAAAGAACTAATTCTGAGCATACTTGTTAGCCGAAGTAATCCCGAATTATCAAATTACTTTCGAAAAGTAGCAGCGCAGGATTCACCAATGGTAAGCGAAATAATGGAATCAAACTTTCGTTATAATTTGTCACTAGAAAATTTTGCTGAGCTATGTCATAAAAGTCTGTCATCCTTCAAAAGGGAATTCCAGAAACAGTATAATGAAACACCTGGCAGGTGGCTTTTGAACAAAAGGCTTGAATACTCAGCAGTATTGTTGAGAAATAACCATATGAATATCTCTCAAATAGTATTTGAGAGTGGTTTTGAAGATCTCTCGCATTTCAGCAGAGCATTCAAGAGCAGGTTTGGATTGTCACCGACTCAATTCAGAAATCAACCAATTTCTCAACACTGAACCATAAAAACAAATTTTTGGACTTCTCAGCAAAGTAACCTTCTTTCATATCATTTAAATTTTCAGCGTCAATTTGAAAAATAATAAGGAGGTTATTTATGTCAGTTCAATCGAATAGTAGTTGGATTGAGCTTATTCATAAGCTTGGAAAGGATTTTGAATCAAGAGCAGAACTATCGGATACTAATGATTCGTTCGTTGCGGAAAATTACGCTGCGTTAAAAGAACACGGATTCTTTAAAGCAATAATTCCTGAAGAACTCGGAGGCATTGGTGTTACTCATTCGGAAATGTGTGATATACTTCGGGTTTTAGCTCAGTACTGCGGATCAACAGCATTAGCTCTTTCAATGCATCAGCATCTTCTTTCTGCAAATGTCTGGAAATACAGGCAAGGACAGGGAATGGAAGAAATGTTGAAAAAAGTTGCAGCTAATCAGCCGGTTCTTATAAGCACCGGAGCAAATGACTGGCTTGAATCAAGCGGTGAAATGGAAAAAACAAAAGATGGATTTCTCGTAACAGCAATAAAACATTTTGCGAGTCAATCAGCCGGAGGCGATATCTTAGTAACAAGTGCTGCATATGAAGATCCCGAACAAGGCTGGCAGGTCTTACATTTTTCAATTCCGATCAAATCACAAGGAATAACTGTTATGAATAACTGGCAGGCGATGGGAATGAGAGGAACAGGTTCACACAGCGTAAAGCTGGATAAAGTTTTCATTCCTGAGACAGCAATCTCTCTACGCAGACCACGAGGAGAATTTCATCCTGTATGGAATGTGATACTTACAGTTGCAATGCCGTTGATTATGTCTGTTTATCTTGGAATCGCTCAAAAGGCTGAACAGATCGCCATCAAGCAAGCGGCAAATCAAAAGAAAATCAGACCATATCTTCCTGATCTTATTGGTGAAATGCACAATGCACTTACAACTGCTGAGTTGAATGTGAAAGATATGATAAGGATCGCGAATGATTTTGACTTCAAACCAATTGATCAGAACGGTCAGAATATATTATCAAGAAAAACTAATGCAGCAAATGCCTCGATTAAAGTTGTCGAAAAAGCTATGGAGATTGTCGGTGGACAAGGATTTTATCGCAGCTTTGGACTTGAAAGACTTTTCAGAGATGTTCAGGCAGCAAAGTATCATCCGCTTCAGGAAAAGGACCAGCTTCGTTTTTCGGGTGAATATATTTTGAAAAATGCTTCTCAAAAATCACCTGTAATATTAGCTGCATAAAAACTTAATGTTCTCGCATATGTGAAAGCAAAGGGACACAGCGCGCAGTGTCCCTGTTAATTATTATTAACTTAATATTTATATCCAGCCTTCCGACTAAATGACAAAACTCTATTATGTTTTCGGCATTTATTACTTACTTTCAGTTAAGCATTGATATTGACTCGGTTTAATAGGGCAAATTTTAACGTTTGAATTAATTAACTCCAATTGTAATTTTCCCGTAAGCAGTTTTGTATTCAAATGAAATTGTTAATAGATCATTAAACTTTGTATAAAGCAATAGGAGTTAGTCATAATTATGAAGCTAATAATTTCGAACTTTCTCTGGCTTATGATTCTCGTTACAAGCTGTAATGTAACCGACAGTGGCGATAGCGATATAGCATTAAATCTTAAGATCTATCAACAAAATTTTTCAGTAGCCGATACACTTCTGGGAACTTTCAATGTAACAAATTACTCAATTCGAACTGTAAACTTCCGATTTTCATCAAGTTGCCAGTATGGTTTAATAATAAAAAGTGGAAACACTGTTTATCGTCAACTGCCTGAAGTATGTGCGGCTGTACTATCATCTTTAACTCTAAAAAGTGGAGAGTCAAAGCAATTTGAAATCAGACTACCATTAGTTGATCAGTATTACAAATATCTTCCACAGGGCAGTTATGAGATAGAAGCATTTTTACTTAATAATAATTCGTCATCTGTCAGAAAAAATTTTAGAATAAATTAATAATAAAAATTGAGGTGAATAATGAAATATATTTGGCTTCTATTTCTACCTATTGCCATGTTAATTCTTTCTGCCTGCTCCACAGAACCCGAATACAATTATATCGAATATAAAATTAAAGTGGATAGTTTAGTACATCCGAATTCTATTTTATTAGGCGATACATTACTAATTAAATTCTATGGCTTTGTTGGTCCGGATGGTTGTCACACAATTTCACGATTTGAAGAAATTAAAAAACCCGAAGAAGTCGAAATACAAGTTTGGGGTAAAAAGCCTGATTTTCCAACAGTATGTTCAGCAGTAATTGTTGAAATGAGAGGTACAATTCGTAAAGTTGTCCCCGAGCAACAAGGTTTGTTTTTGGTTAAGGTAAAACAACCCGATAATTCATATCTAATTGATTCAGTTTTTGTGCAATAAGTATATTGAACACATTTCTTATTTTGGATTGAATGCAAAGTTTTTTGGTCAATTATTTCTTTTTTAATCTTGTTTTCATTTTTCTTATCACATTACATTTTATAATATGAAAACATTAATTCTTTTGTTTTTGTTTTTCTCAAACATCCTGGCGCAGGATGACTCCATTACTAAGCTATTCCCCGGCAAATGGAAAATGATTTCTGATAACATAGAGTATTTTGAAGAATGGGAATTGCTAAATGAAAAAGAACTTGCTGGTGCTGGTTTTAGCACTGCAGAAGGAGACACAATATTAAGTGAAAGACTTTTTCTGAAAAAGTTTGATGATACCTGGACTTACGTAGCAATGCCTTCAAATCAAAACATTACTCTTTTTGCTCTAACTGATTTTTCAGTTAGAAAATTTATATTCCAAAATGATGAGCACGACTTCCCACAAAAAATTATCTATGAGTTTCTTGAGGACGGAAAGCTGACAGCGGCAATTGAGGGAATAGTTAGTGGTGAAGTTAAGCGGAGAGAATTTAATTATATGATTGTTGAGGATTGAATTAGAATGATAAAATATTTCAAAACTCAAAACGATTTCGGAAAATGGCTGGAGAAAAATCATAATAAATCTAACGAGATTTATGTTGGATTCTTCAAGGTTCACACTAAAAACAAAAGCGTTACATATTCTCAGGCTCTCGATGAGGCTTTATGCTTTGGCTGGATTGACGGCATCAGAAAAAGTATTGATGAAGAGCGATATCATATTCGTTTTACTCCGAGAAGAAAGGAAAGTAAGTGGAGCAATGTGAATATTAAGAGAGCTAAAGAATTAATAAAAGCGGGAAAGATGAAGCCTGCCGGATTGAAGGAATTTGAAAACCGGAAAAACTATAAAAGTGTGAAATATTCCTATGAAGAAAAGATTGAAAAAC
Protein-coding sequences here:
- a CDS encoding isoprenylcysteine carboxylmethyltransferase family protein, coding for MSDNIIAIIVISHLFLFESMFFVKNVMLSKKLKATVRGKNKEASISIILFTVTIVIAITSVLSEYLNELFIPIPFLENDYIIFIGMFLLSLNLVISFLALVQMRDSWRVGIKEDDKTDLINSGIFKVTRNPYFLSYIILFLAYILSVANVLIIISSVLSFISIHKMILKEEKYLEALHGVKYLDYKNNVPRYLLI
- a CDS encoding polysaccharide deacetylase family protein produces the protein MKKILLLFLFAINLFPQEKPSVCFTFDDGNPKDILQYDNDVWNQVILDQLEKRDLQAVLFVCGRNLDNEQGEKIMQSWNDAGHIIANHTYSHLNYNNPNNDFEKFRDDILRCDSLINDYSNFQKYFRFPMLKAGETREKRDSINIFLQQAGYKNGYVTIDNSDWFINSRMIKFMEENPDSSIEKYKKYYIEHLIDRAKYYDDIAFKLLGRRVKHTLLLHHNLTSALFLNDLMDAFEKEGWELIDADDALTDPVFEMIPDIVPAGESIIWGLARESGKFDDVIRYPAEDSPYEEERMNKLGL
- a CDS encoding GNAT family N-acetyltransferase encodes the protein MITPKSIQTKRLILRCWESDDAEILSPVLQSNFEHLKEWIPERISKPASLAKLELRLSGFKSDFNAGKEWRFAIFTSDEMTLLGEVSLFPRNKDGRVNFESADRVEIGYWLRSDVTGKGYATEAAEAMFNLSKSLKGIKLVEIRCDAENVPSAAVPKRLGFHLGQPDELKPGKMVWYYDF
- a CDS encoding helix-turn-helix transcriptional regulator, encoding MINLYEDIKSKDHYNKFEIGGLLFAEYKCPLEEKFVGIWTHTDYLVHVVSGKKTWHTTEGSFTAEAGQSLYFKKGAAIVEQFFNEEFCLLLFFVPDDFIRSVVKEYAAEMKDQFDKSVPSQSTVRVNNDAALNVFFQSMMTYFSGVDQPSEALLKLKLKELILSILVSRSNPELSNYFRKVAAQDSPMVSEIMESNFRYNLSLENFAELCHKSLSSFKREFQKQYNETPGRWLLNKRLEYSAVLLRNNHMNISQIVFESGFEDLSHFSRAFKSRFGLSPTQFRNQPISQH
- a CDS encoding acyl-CoA/acyl-ACP dehydrogenase, whose protein sequence is MSVQSNSSWIELIHKLGKDFESRAELSDTNDSFVAENYAALKEHGFFKAIIPEELGGIGVTHSEMCDILRVLAQYCGSTALALSMHQHLLSANVWKYRQGQGMEEMLKKVAANQPVLISTGANDWLESSGEMEKTKDGFLVTAIKHFASQSAGGDILVTSAAYEDPEQGWQVLHFSIPIKSQGITVMNNWQAMGMRGTGSHSVKLDKVFIPETAISLRRPRGEFHPVWNVILTVAMPLIMSVYLGIAQKAEQIAIKQAANQKKIRPYLPDLIGEMHNALTTAELNVKDMIRIANDFDFKPIDQNGQNILSRKTNAANASIKVVEKAMEIVGGQGFYRSFGLERLFRDVQAAKYHPLQEKDQLRFSGEYILKNASQKSPVILAA
- a CDS encoding YdeI/OmpD-associated family protein, with product MIKYFKTQNDFGKWLEKNHNKSNEIYVGFFKVHTKNKSVTYSQALDEALCFGWIDGIRKSIDEERYHIRFTPRRKESKWSNVNIKRAKELIKAGKMKPAGLKEFENRKNYKSVKYSYEEKIEKLSTEYGKKFKENKDAFEFFQIQAPYYKRIVSFWIMSAKKEETRQRRLNVLINDCEKKRRIDLLNPKVKSKSR